One genomic segment of Francisella persica ATCC VR-331 includes these proteins:
- the recC gene encoding exodeoxyribonuclease V subunit gamma, which yields MALYTYPSNKLEYLVQVLSKLLDVEQKDIFTPTQLIIGSRGMQHWLSMQLAENRNIAMNLKYDMINGYILDICYKITGKKEYKKAYTKDILVWRVFKSLDNIDILKLREYYQDSDLKKYKLAVKIAEVFSKYLSYRTDWLEAWEQNKFINLSNPEDDEDWQMQLWQNLVAQVPDTPYKVKTQAIQKLGKQNLRELNISNDIYIFGVNTISPKNLKFIFELAKYINLHILYINPCSEYWYDLRKDKISVWLDNDDYEIQPLLANLGQQGKEFFRELLLNEGKQELEVFEQFDTGELDFTKLENNNQSQLVSLQRNLLELDCQNHTKQKDLTISINSCHSQLREVQVLHDKLLDMIKADPSIKPRDILVMCPNIEDYSPYIDSVFSRYPTDKKLHCSIADRTLLDSEPLAASFIELLQLPESNFEVNKILDYLSVPAIQQKFKIFDEQLETIRYWLKQACIHHSNNDQTFSWSWGLKRLIFGFSYSDSSYIIDDKLMTVPVIEGSEIAELGRLYELLELLGEYSQELLKTRSFAAWQDYLLEMFDNIFDITQEDQYITKKIKDIIAKTMTTAKNILADKEIDLYTIRYCLISQLSEPIINNHFLNGKVTFCSMTAMRSVPFRIIAMLGLNSSKFPRQESAISFDLMARLGRKTGDRTKRDDDRYLFLESILSARDYLYISYIGRSVKTNTEQQPSLILKELISYLQSNYDFYTPDDESKYKKKSKSKIKNIISDIKEYPLHAFSPKCYSDEYRSYDKAWLKLLQAQSIAFYDDKKLLHQSTTVTTSYQRRIGTSILTSGLITESINDGNYSKLLQNLTISKLAKIFDNPLKAYANYGLDLYLEDNFEELEDSEPFDVDSLAKHSLRQELLNVLSNNKDKNLTIKTAKLSGKFPESVLTDTEIDLEVENIKKLLDTVDLASYESKYFHKEILGYELEANCYINDNKIMLFTPSSLSIRKKFELYLTALLVAYSEQRDIFAVYYGLEKDQIKEFRLKNIGYTTAKEMLEHYINQAEQIVTKPKLVYLSLVEVIYNPKNNTDKKKQLAWQNVIKSSEHNFNALEDDSYFKLFYNEFPTIEDFEGEEFYREFFEVIHES from the coding sequence ATGGCATTATATACTTACCCTTCAAACAAATTAGAGTATCTTGTACAGGTTTTATCCAAGCTTTTAGATGTTGAACAGAAAGATATTTTTACACCGACACAGTTAATTATTGGTAGCCGTGGTATGCAACATTGGCTAAGTATGCAACTAGCGGAAAATCGTAATATTGCAATGAACCTTAAATATGATATGATCAATGGTTATATTTTAGATATTTGTTATAAAATAACTGGCAAAAAAGAATATAAAAAAGCGTATACAAAGGATATTCTTGTTTGGCGAGTCTTTAAAAGCTTAGATAATATAGATATCCTTAAACTTAGAGAATATTATCAAGATAGTGACCTTAAAAAATATAAATTAGCAGTTAAAATAGCCGAGGTTTTTTCAAAATATCTATCGTACCGTACAGACTGGTTAGAAGCTTGGGAGCAAAATAAATTCATAAACTTATCTAACCCTGAAGATGATGAGGATTGGCAGATGCAGTTGTGGCAAAATCTAGTTGCACAAGTGCCTGATACACCTTATAAAGTGAAAACACAAGCAATACAAAAGCTTGGTAAACAAAACCTACGAGAGTTAAATATATCAAATGATATTTATATCTTCGGGGTCAATACAATATCACCCAAAAATCTTAAATTTATATTTGAATTAGCTAAGTATATTAATTTACATATTTTGTATATTAATCCATGCAGTGAGTATTGGTATGACTTACGCAAAGATAAAATCTCAGTATGGCTAGATAATGATGATTACGAAATTCAGCCACTTTTAGCAAACCTTGGTCAGCAAGGGAAAGAATTTTTTAGAGAACTACTTTTAAATGAAGGTAAACAAGAACTAGAAGTTTTTGAACAGTTTGATACGGGTGAATTAGATTTTACAAAACTTGAGAATAATAATCAAAGTCAGTTAGTTAGCTTACAAAGAAATTTACTTGAGTTAGATTGCCAAAATCACACTAAACAAAAAGATTTAACTATAAGTATTAACTCTTGTCATAGCCAACTTAGAGAAGTGCAAGTTTTGCATGATAAGCTTTTGGATATGATAAAAGCCGATCCAAGTATTAAGCCTCGTGACATTTTGGTAATGTGTCCAAATATTGAAGATTATTCACCATATATTGATAGTGTTTTCTCAAGATATCCAACAGATAAAAAGCTCCATTGTTCAATAGCAGATAGGACACTTCTCGATTCAGAACCTTTAGCAGCTAGCTTTATTGAGCTTTTACAGTTACCAGAGAGTAATTTTGAAGTTAATAAAATACTAGATTATTTATCTGTGCCAGCAATTCAACAGAAGTTTAAAATCTTTGATGAGCAGCTAGAAACTATTCGTTATTGGTTAAAGCAGGCATGTATTCACCATAGTAATAATGATCAAACATTTTCATGGAGCTGGGGATTAAAAAGACTGATTTTTGGTTTTAGCTATAGTGATAGTAGCTATATTATTGATGATAAATTAATGACTGTACCAGTTATTGAGGGAAGTGAGATTGCCGAGCTTGGTAGGTTATATGAGTTACTAGAGCTTTTAGGAGAGTACTCTCAAGAGTTACTTAAAACAAGAAGTTTTGCAGCATGGCAAGATTATCTTTTAGAAATGTTTGATAATATTTTTGATATCACCCAAGAAGATCAATATATCACTAAAAAAATAAAAGATATTATCGCAAAGACAATGACAACAGCTAAGAATATATTAGCTGATAAAGAGATTGATTTATATACAATTAGATATTGTTTAATTTCTCAATTATCAGAGCCAATTATAAATAACCATTTCTTAAATGGAAAAGTTACTTTTTGCTCAATGACAGCGATGCGTAGTGTACCGTTTAGGATTATAGCTATGCTAGGACTAAATAGTAGTAAATTCCCACGCCAAGAATCAGCTATTAGTTTTGATCTAATGGCAAGACTTGGTAGAAAAACAGGTGATAGAACTAAACGTGATGATGATAGATATTTATTCTTAGAGTCAATTTTGTCAGCGAGGGATTATTTGTATATAAGTTATATTGGTAGGAGTGTTAAAACAAATACAGAGCAACAGCCAAGCTTGATACTTAAAGAGTTGATTAGCTACTTACAATCAAATTATGATTTTTATACACCAGATGATGAATCTAAATATAAGAAAAAGTCCAAATCTAAAATAAAAAATATAATAAGTGATATAAAGGAATACCCACTACATGCCTTTAGCCCTAAGTGTTATTCAGATGAATATAGAAGTTATGATAAGGCTTGGTTGAAGCTATTACAAGCACAGTCTATAGCTTTTTATGATGACAAAAAACTACTCCATCAGTCTACGACTGTAACCACTTCGTACCAAAGGAGAATAGGTACTAGTATTCTTACGTCAGGCTTGATAACTGAATCCATAAATGATGGTAATTATAGTAAATTATTACAAAATCTTACTATATCAAAATTAGCAAAAATATTTGATAATCCACTTAAAGCTTATGCAAATTATGGTTTAGATCTGTATTTAGAAGATAACTTTGAAGAGCTAGAAGACAGTGAGCCATTTGATGTTGATAGTCTAGCAAAGCATAGTTTAAGACAAGAACTACTTAATGTTTTAAGTAATAATAAAGATAAAAATCTAACAATAAAAACAGCTAAATTAAGTGGTAAGTTTCCAGAATCTGTACTTACTGATACTGAGATTGACTTAGAAGTTGAGAATATCAAAAAGCTATTAGATACTGTCGATTTAGCTAGTTATGAGAGTAAATATTTTCATAAAGAAATATTAGGTTATGAGTTAGAAGCTAATTGTTATATTAATGATAATAAAATCATGTTATTTACACCATCAAGTTTAAGTATAAGAAAGAAATTTGAACTATATTTAACAGCGCTATTAGTAGCATATAGTGAGCAAAGAGATATTTTTGCAGTTTATTATGGGCTAGAAAAAGACCAAATAAAAGAATTTAGATTAAAAAATATCGGCTATACAACAGCTAAAGAAATGCTAGAGCATTATATAAATCAAGCTGAGCAGATAGTAACTAAACCTAAACTAGTATATTTATCTTTGGTTGAAGTTATTTATAATCCTAAAAATAATACTGATAAGAAAAAACAACTAGCTTGGCAAAATGTAATAAAGTCTTCAGAGCATAATTTTAATGCTCTAGAAGATGATAGTTATTTCAAGCTTTTCTATAATGAGTTTCCAACTATAGAAGATTTTGAGGGTGAGGAGTTTTACAGAGAGTTTTTTGAGGTTATTCATGAAAGTTAA
- the recB gene encoding exodeoxyribonuclease V subunit beta encodes MKNLDAKTIPLQGRHIIEASAGTGKTYNITEIYIRLLLEKQLLPSQILVMTFTKDATQEIIGRVEAKIRDALYDVSKDKQVKVSIAGQETLIQKGDENYKHLKRALLEIDEAAIFTMHGFCKKILSEQAFASGIEMDVSMEVDTYDILQKVVEDFFRKNINKNQTNFEYLKAYSFHTPEKFLGRNGLLNFIRSNYEILVDSFEQEVNKLIKEKKQVFDNLETNKAFIFDNLVIKHKDKVKRIEEWQTIESWANDSKLSLMPKDVYDFINGKRYSRHEQKEQLIETFEEIKALKDKYSDIKDLEEYKKQFEAARFIQQACLRIRQDFTKAKEQKGVLDFDDLITKLCQSVKKSPDLVKTLRIQYPVALIDEFQDTDAQQYEILDTIYPQSNKLPSQSTTATLSYQRGIDELLLLMIGDPKQAIYGFRGGDIFTYLKAKNSCPTENQWSMDTNWRSTRKMIKAYNRLFYTEDYQEEGVIGKDIFSQSIDYQTVKASSNADEKARDFEDNLKPINYFYYQVEEDDNKNDIDTKLSAWTANEIVRLLNLKKITENDIAILVENSTQAKTIQQALRQQNLSSVYLSQRDNVYHSQEAKEILTLMEGINDLENKSLLKKALSTSLLGGTAEKMLKYLAEDDISAWGEQIEKTKELRSKWHKYGFMTFIIQVIHESFTQRDDSKERTITNILHLAELIKAAENKYKHPNQLIKWYRQQLKNTASSEAELRLESDDNLIKIITIYSSKGLEYSVVFIPFASYISHAKFKIDKYYDSNLKQTVYKLGNNEAIKKAVEKETIEELMRLFYVAVTRAEHRCYIGVAKYRNSEKSPLAQFLGYKKDDNWLEKIQKITSNSDNESLLINVADTQNIRLKKSHCEVEALDYNALKANYISSLENDNWEMLSFSKISKSKTQNAALEKENDESADDKTQDLDKKLEFRFTASKGADIGNILHNVLEHTDFSSGQIDDILLQEQVARYKVVAAEDFSALKAWLEECLEAPVNYIDIENDTKTSFCLKDILNSKTLKETEFYFPVTNEKLYKTHIIKVLEKYRKTIHVIPSDLTTQSINLDLNNISNTKIFGMLHGFIDLIFEHNGKYYVADYKSNYLGDKLEDYNQQAMQEKNQSSLYDLQYLIYSVALDKYLQQNIQDYSYEKHFGGVYYFYLRGMKEGFGVYQARPPLEIINILINLFNGGGNV; translated from the coding sequence ATGAAAAACCTAGATGCAAAAACAATACCTTTACAAGGTCGCCACATCATCGAGGCAAGTGCTGGTACGGGTAAGACTTATAATATCACAGAGATATATATTCGCTTGCTACTAGAAAAACAGTTGTTACCAAGCCAAATTCTTGTAATGACATTTACCAAAGATGCTACACAAGAGATTATCGGTAGGGTTGAAGCTAAGATTAGAGATGCATTATATGATGTATCTAAAGATAAGCAAGTTAAAGTTTCGATAGCAGGTCAAGAAACACTAATTCAAAAAGGTGATGAAAATTACAAGCACCTAAAAAGAGCATTGCTTGAGATAGATGAGGCAGCTATTTTCACAATGCATGGTTTTTGTAAAAAGATTCTAAGTGAACAAGCATTTGCTAGTGGTATAGAGATGGATGTATCTATGGAGGTTGATACTTATGATATTTTACAAAAAGTAGTTGAGGATTTTTTTAGAAAAAATATCAATAAAAACCAGACTAATTTTGAGTATCTAAAAGCTTACAGTTTCCATACACCAGAGAAATTTTTGGGTAGGAATGGTTTGCTAAATTTTATTAGGTCTAATTATGAGATTTTGGTCGATAGTTTTGAGCAGGAAGTTAACAAATTAATAAAAGAGAAAAAGCAGGTTTTTGATAATTTAGAAACTAATAAGGCTTTTATTTTTGATAACCTTGTTATTAAGCATAAAGATAAGGTAAAAAGAATTGAAGAATGGCAGACTATAGAAAGCTGGGCTAATGATAGTAAATTAAGCTTGATGCCTAAAGATGTTTATGACTTCATTAATGGTAAAAGATATTCTCGCCATGAACAAAAAGAACAATTAATAGAAACTTTTGAAGAAATTAAAGCTTTAAAAGATAAATATTCAGATATAAAAGATTTAGAAGAATATAAAAAACAGTTTGAAGCAGCTAGATTTATTCAACAAGCCTGCCTACGAATTCGCCAAGATTTTACAAAAGCTAAAGAGCAAAAAGGTGTCTTAGACTTTGATGATTTAATCACTAAGCTTTGCCAAAGTGTCAAAAAATCACCTGATTTAGTCAAAACTCTACGAATTCAATATCCAGTTGCTCTTATAGACGAATTTCAAGATACAGATGCCCAGCAATATGAGATATTAGATACTATTTACCCACAAAGCAATAAACTACCTAGTCAGTCTACGACTGCCACCCTTTCGTACCAAAGGGGAATAGATGAATTATTGTTACTTATGATAGGTGATCCAAAACAGGCTATTTATGGCTTTAGAGGTGGTGATATTTTTACATATCTAAAAGCTAAGAATAGTTGCCCTACAGAGAATCAATGGAGTATGGATACAAACTGGCGATCTACTAGAAAAATGATAAAAGCATACAATCGTCTTTTTTATACCGAAGATTATCAAGAAGAAGGTGTTATTGGTAAAGATATCTTTAGTCAGAGTATTGATTATCAGACTGTCAAAGCCTCATCAAATGCTGATGAAAAAGCACGAGACTTTGAAGATAACCTTAAGCCGATAAATTATTTTTATTATCAAGTTGAAGAAGATGATAACAAAAACGATATTGATACAAAATTATCTGCATGGACAGCAAATGAGATTGTTAGATTATTAAATTTAAAAAAGATAACAGAAAATGATATTGCAATACTTGTAGAGAATAGCACTCAAGCAAAAACTATTCAGCAAGCATTACGCCAGCAAAATCTTAGTTCAGTTTATTTAAGCCAAAGAGATAATGTCTATCATAGTCAAGAGGCTAAAGAGATATTAACCCTTATGGAAGGTATCAATGATCTTGAGAATAAATCTCTTTTAAAAAAGGCTCTATCAACTAGTTTACTTGGTGGTACTGCAGAAAAAATGCTTAAATATCTTGCCGAAGACGATATATCAGCTTGGGGTGAGCAAATAGAAAAAACCAAAGAATTACGCAGCAAATGGCATAAATATGGCTTTATGACATTTATAATACAGGTTATACATGAGAGCTTTACTCAAAGAGATGACTCTAAAGAACGAACTATTACAAACATTTTACATCTAGCGGAGCTTATAAAAGCAGCTGAGAATAAATATAAACATCCAAATCAACTAATTAAATGGTATCGTCAACAACTCAAAAATACTGCTAGTAGTGAAGCTGAGTTAAGATTAGAAAGCGATGATAATCTTATCAAGATAATTACAATTTATAGCTCAAAAGGACTTGAGTATTCGGTTGTATTTATACCATTTGCAAGTTATATAAGTCATGCAAAGTTTAAAATAGATAAATATTATGATAGCAATTTAAAGCAAACTGTTTATAAGCTTGGTAATAATGAAGCTATAAAAAAGGCTGTTGAAAAAGAAACTATTGAAGAGCTAATGAGATTATTTTATGTCGCAGTTACTCGTGCTGAGCATCGATGTTATATAGGAGTGGCAAAATATCGTAATAGTGAAAAGTCACCATTAGCACAATTTTTAGGCTATAAAAAAGATGATAATTGGCTAGAAAAAATACAAAAAATTACATCTAATTCAGATAATGAAAGTTTACTAATAAATGTTGCAGATACTCAAAATATTAGATTAAAAAAATCACATTGCGAAGTCGAAGCGCTTGATTATAACGCTTTGAAAGCAAATTATATTAGCAGTTTAGAAAATGATAATTGGGAGATGTTATCTTTCTCAAAAATATCCAAATCAAAAACTCAAAATGCAGCTTTAGAGAAAGAAAATGATGAATCAGCTGATGATAAAACTCAAGATTTAGATAAAAAATTAGAATTTAGATTTACAGCTTCAAAGGGAGCTGATATTGGTAATATTTTACATAATGTTTTAGAGCATACAGATTTTAGCAGTGGACAAATTGATGATATTCTTTTACAAGAGCAAGTCGCTAGATATAAGGTTGTTGCTGCAGAAGATTTTAGTGCTTTAAAAGCATGGCTAGAAGAATGTTTAGAAGCTCCAGTTAATTATATAGATATAGAGAATGACACAAAGACTAGTTTCTGTCTAAAAGATATTCTAAATTCAAAAACATTAAAAGAAACAGAATTTTACTTCCCAGTGACAAATGAGAAACTTTATAAAACTCATATTATTAAAGTTCTAGAAAAATATCGTAAAACAATACATGTCATTCCATCAGACTTGACTACACAATCTATTAATCTTGATTTAAACAATATATCAAATACTAAAATCTTTGGTATGTTACATGGTTTTATAGACTTAATTTTTGAGCATAACGGTAAATATTATGTTGCTGATTATAAGTCAAACTATCTTGGTGATAAACTAGAAGACTATAATCAACAAGCTATGCAAGAAAAAAATCAAAGTAGTTTATATGACTTGCAATACTTGATATATAGTGTTGCTCTAGATAAATATTTGCAACAAAATATTCAAGATTATAGTTATGAAAAGCATTTTGGTGGAGTATATTATTTTTATCTTCGTGGTATGAAAGAGGGATTTGGAGTCTATCAAGCAAGACCACCCTTAGAGATTATTAACATCTTAATTAACTTGTTTAATGGAGGTGGAAATGTATAA
- the recD gene encoding exodeoxyribonuclease V subunit alpha, giving the protein MYKTFREASEKLASIKAVDFFFAREVLELINLQTSSRNSSVRDTLFHLLIELMSAYNHGYSCIKISNLADKAIFACDKYQNKVGFKLPSYQEIITILESLDYTKLPIHFAKKYNSLYIKKLWIYENEIAKFIRQKTAINTVDINQINQLVAQLFEPSNEIDWQKQAVIKSLSYDFSIIFGGPGTGKTTTVAKLLLATQMLNQNQQRIALLAPTGRAAQRITESLRSTIKNINAKDLDIDDIIDVLYKLEGQTIHRFLGLRPNSNYIKYNQQSKAPYDLIIIDEASMLDINIFIKLIRAIAENTKLVLIGDANQLPSVEAGSLLANFTVASDTTITAYTTQLLKNYRSQQYINNLANDVLSGYIDRQKYQNDNSISFYDLKSLTSCLKVYADKYKQLEKCHDYKQALVELSKFRVLVANKNLEIGTDKLNQKIEKLIGKTIDSNYKGKPIMITQNSYSLGLFNGDVGIIWPDATGKLRAYFDGKQYKAFNLNILPKYESVYAMTIHKTQGSEFDELVVILPAEDNEALSKQLLYTAITRAKYRLTIISQYHNLNAIIQKSICRYSNIADLVNDCVELDYC; this is encoded by the coding sequence ATGTATAAAACCTTCCGTGAAGCTAGTGAGAAACTAGCAAGTATCAAAGCTGTAGATTTTTTCTTTGCTAGAGAGGTCCTAGAGTTAATTAATTTACAAACTAGTTCTAGAAATAGTTCTGTTAGAGATACTCTATTTCACCTTCTAATCGAGCTTATGTCAGCTTATAATCATGGTTATAGTTGTATAAAAATAAGCAACTTGGCTGACAAGGCTATTTTTGCTTGTGACAAATATCAAAATAAAGTAGGCTTTAAGCTACCAAGTTACCAAGAAATTATAACTATTCTAGAGTCTTTGGATTATACAAAACTACCTATTCACTTTGCTAAAAAATATAACTCTTTATATATCAAGAAATTATGGATATATGAGAATGAAATAGCTAAGTTTATTAGGCAAAAGACAGCTATAAATACCGTAGATATTAATCAAATTAATCAACTTGTAGCTCAGCTCTTTGAACCAAGTAATGAGATTGACTGGCAAAAACAAGCGGTTATCAAAAGTCTAAGTTATGATTTTAGTATTATTTTTGGGGGGCCAGGTACTGGTAAAACAACTACAGTTGCCAAACTTTTGCTAGCTACACAAATGCTTAATCAAAATCAACAGAGAATAGCACTTCTAGCTCCTACAGGTAGGGCTGCTCAGCGTATAACAGAATCTTTAAGATCAACCATTAAAAATATTAATGCCAAAGATTTGGATATTGACGATATTATTGATGTTTTATATAAGCTAGAAGGGCAGACTATTCACCGTTTTTTAGGCTTACGACCAAATTCAAACTATATTAAATATAATCAACAGTCAAAAGCTCCTTATGATCTAATTATTATTGATGAAGCTTCGATGCTTGATATTAATATTTTTATCAAATTAATACGTGCTATTGCTGAGAATACTAAGTTGGTTTTAATTGGTGATGCTAATCAGTTACCTTCGGTAGAAGCAGGTAGTCTTCTAGCTAATTTCACAGTTGCTAGTGATACAACTATTACAGCTTATACAACACAACTGCTCAAAAATTATCGTTCACAACAGTATATAAATAACCTTGCTAATGATGTATTATCTGGTTATATAGATCGACAAAAATATCAAAATGATAATAGCATAAGCTTTTATGATCTAAAAAGTTTAACTAGTTGCCTAAAAGTATATGCAGATAAATATAAACAATTAGAGAAATGTCATGACTATAAACAAGCTTTGGTTGAGCTAAGTAAGTTTAGAGTACTTGTAGCAAATAAAAACTTAGAAATCGGCACTGATAAGCTAAATCAAAAGATAGAAAAGCTAATTGGTAAAACAATAGACTCTAATTACAAAGGCAAACCGATTATGATAACTCAGAATAGCTATTCACTTGGTTTGTTTAATGGTGATGTTGGGATTATCTGGCCAGATGCTACTGGTAAGCTTCGCGCATATTTTGATGGTAAACAATATAAAGCTTTTAACCTTAATATATTACCTAAATATGAGAGTGTTTATGCTATGACAATCCATAAAACTCAAGGCTCAGAGTTTGATGAGTTGGTGGTAATACTTCCGGCAGAAGATAATGAGGCTCTAAGTAAACAGCTATTGTATACAGCTATTACACGAGCTAAATATAGGTTAACAATTATTAGTCAGTATCATAATCTAAATGCGATAATACAAAAATCAATTTGTAGATATTCAAATATAGCTGATTTAGTTAATGATTGTGTTGAGCTTGATTATTGTTAA
- a CDS encoding Rossmann-fold NAD(P)-binding domain-containing protein, with translation MASYYTALGVPQAIKCCYKYKFSSLAYSCISIQGLGKVELNLLKLIKQQLPNGITLIL, from the coding sequence GTGGCTTCCTACTATACAGCTCTTGGTGTACCTCAAGCAATCAAATGCTGTTATAAATACAAATTTAGTTCATTAGCTTATAGTTGTATTAGTATTCAAGGACTTGGTAAAGTAGAACTAAATCTACTTAAACTAATCAAACAACAATTACCTAATGGTATAACCTTAATACTATAG
- a CDS encoding type III pantothenate kinase, producing MIVCIDIGNTHIFGGIFIGDQIKYNFRYPSTTPCTSDTLGIFLLSFFERKKLNVEVIEAVVLSSVVPHLEYSVNSACKKYLDITPLELKPGIKTGLKLDIKNPLDLGADRVANSVAAISHFPSRNIIIVDFGTATTICAISENKVYIGGAILPGINLSMESLSQKTAKLSNVTISHPSSALGKTTITQIQSGLIYGQIGAVKEIISRISQESFADKKPILIATGGYAHLFEQEQYFDIIITDLLLHGLRIIWDMNK from the coding sequence ATGATAGTATGTATAGATATTGGTAATACGCATATATTTGGTGGAATCTTTATAGGAGATCAAATCAAATATAATTTTAGGTATCCATCAACTACACCTTGTACTTCTGATACTTTAGGTATATTTTTACTTTCATTTTTTGAGAGAAAAAAACTTAATGTAGAAGTTATCGAAGCAGTTGTGCTTTCATCGGTGGTTCCACACTTAGAATATTCAGTTAACTCAGCGTGTAAAAAGTATTTAGATATAACTCCACTTGAGCTTAAACCTGGGATAAAAACAGGATTAAAGCTTGATATCAAAAACCCTCTAGATTTAGGTGCAGATAGGGTTGCAAACTCAGTTGCAGCTATTTCTCATTTTCCATCGAGAAATATTATTATTGTCGACTTTGGTACAGCAACAACTATTTGTGCTATTTCAGAAAATAAAGTCTATATCGGTGGTGCGATCTTACCAGGTATTAATCTTTCAATGGAAAGCTTATCACAAAAAACTGCAAAACTATCTAATGTGACTATCTCTCACCCTAGTTCAGCTCTAGGTAAGACAACTATCACACAAATCCAGTCAGGGCTAATATACGGTCAGATAGGTGCTGTTAAAGAAATTATTAGTAGAATTTCTCAAGAAAGTTTTGCAGACAAAAAACCAATATTAATAGCAACAGGAGGCTATGCTCATTTGTTTGAACAAGAGCAATACTTTGACATTATTATCACTGATCTATTATTACATGGTCTAAGAATAATTTGGGATATGAATAAATAA